TAAAGGGACACAATCAGCATTGGGACTGTGCTGACCTGGACACTAGTGAATTTTGACAAGTGCCTTTAGAACTAAACTTGAAATCAAATTGTGCACACAGAGTTTATCTTCAATCTTCTCAGGTTTTCATTAGAAATAACTTAAAACCTGTTTAATTTTATACTTTTCCTTATCCTGTACATAATTCTTTAATAAACTTGATTAACGACGAAGATAAAAATGGTGTTCAGTGTGCACATGCAACAGCTGACCATGTCCCTTTAAGAGCATATCCAAATTCTTCACATCTTATAGCTTCTGCTGCGGTACCAGGTATTTTGCTTCACCTTGTGGTTCAAATTTATTCCTGGTTTAAACTTCTTCAAAACAgttcaatgttgatttttctttgtccaatattcaaaactgaactagtttaaaaactttggaatcaggaaaaaaattgaaccacaacatcTTCATACACAGTTTTTGGGTACCCTGGTGACGTGCTCTCAGCTGGCCTCCCCAGCGATGAGCCCCTTGGTACATGTACCTGAGTTTAGTGCGTGGATCAGGGGTACCTTTGCCTAAGCTTTTTGGTTTCCTTAAGGCATGGGAGTTAAAGGAGAGCTCCACTTTTCACTTACGTCCATAAGTGTATCTattaattagatgcacgcccaatttttaCACCAaacatgaagtgtccctttaagttaaagggtgctttccttttgtcagaactggctggccagacctgtcagtttgcaaagaaaatgcaacatttTGAAGGAATGCTTGAATGCTAATCCCTCACATTCTTCTGGAGGGGTATacatcatcctcgaagtgtgttaatttgaaggcgttttaGAGTAAGTTGTCCTgaatgcctggtctggccggtcagttctgccGTAAGCCCTTGTTACCTATTTCTAATGATAAGGCAAGGGTAATGGTTGTTAGCCTTACTTTTAGCTTAcgataaatgcagctgtttatccttattTGAGGATCAGTATTTGGGGGACACGGTGTGACATTAATCACTAGACActtttagcatcacgtttacgacAAACGGCGAACCTgaggaggtcacgtgaccaccgCTTTGCCGTTACGTTTGCAGTTTGCGGTTCCGGTTTTGACGGGAAGAAGGTGCTCCCGCGGTAAGTGACTTACGGGAAGGTTTTTTGGCCGCTTAACAAAACCAACTCACGTTTGACACTTTTAGTAGAATTTTCTACCTTTCATGGATCCAAATGTCATCTTTTATGATTAAAAAACAGTGTATTTTgcatgatctaaaacgaagaaaatCGAGTGGcgaaagaagttgaaaacaaaatggcggctcgaAGTTCCTAAACATGTGCATGCAAAGAAGCACAGTTATGGAGTTCTGTATCAATGTATGCCTTCTTCTATTTCTAGAACATGCCTTTTAGATGGCCAAACACTTGCCAAGACGTGATGCTGGCGACCGAGGTAGCCCAGTGAAGGCCAAAATGTCCCGCTGATTATGAGAAAATTGCGAGGGTACTTTCCCCTATTTTTTCGGAAGACAACAAACCCGTTGTGCTCTCAGGGCGAGCTTGTAGAGAAAGGATGAATGGCCTTATCTCAAAATACCTTGAAGAAGATATAAAGGCTccttttcccgccaaaagacgTCAACGCCATGCTAAAGTCAATTTTGGTGCCGACGGGATAACTCAAACCGCTAGCAGCCGTTTGCTGTTTGCAGTAAACCCGAAGCTAAAAGTCCCTACTCACTGTCCCCattattaaccctttaacacccaaactggcccaaaccggcctaaaccggccagacttagtattttactctgtctaacaccagacgattttactcgtcaatggggaacccatgggagtcaatgggttaatcactcactgaaaaactatgtccccattaattgtctgtattccaaagaaaaaggGTGATGTTGAAGCTGGGGAGAAGAggaaggggacactttgtgatgcttattgaaatccatgtgcatctacatgtaataaacccttctccaaaatggctgcAATGGATTTGAATGCGTTAAAactgaactgaatgaaaaactgatttCAGAAATAGAAATAGAAAGAGTACCTTTACTTTTAaattagtaaccctgcaaagtttcagcgtattaggTATTACATCACCTGTGAAAATGtgagttgaaatttgacaaatttacagacgtttgtatgactgggggTATACTGTACAACATACCCCCAGTCATAAAAATGTGGTAAATTTCTCAACTTTACATTTTCTTGCTTTCTTAGCATACGTATTTGAatttttggcagccattttggacaAGGGTATATTACTGGTACTTGCATTTTTGGGCATATCTCCCACTTTTTATCTTCGTATTGATCCAACTGTATGTTCAGAACTTGTGGGGTTTATGCAAGAATAACGATGAAACAGAACTaattaaaactaaaaagaaaTGGGGTATTGTTCATAAGAATTTAAGACTCACCTAGAGAATCTTGGGACATACAATTGAACTCCAGTGGtcttttgtaactcaagaaacacaattttacCTTCTGATGTCTGTTAGAAAAGgccaaacaatattattttgggGACTAAGCaacttttcaaataaaaaatagagGAAGCTACACTACAAATTAAAGCTAAAAACTCCTAAAGCATGTTTCCTTTCGATGACTATATAAACCATTAACTGAATAGTGGTTAATCTGGCCCTAgctgttcaaacaatggatactaagtgctatccactggataaatcactatctggTGGATAAATCAAAGAGAAGTTTACATTGTaccaattgcactatccaatggattgtgatttatccggtggatagcattatccaccttttgaacaactggggcatgATCGATACCATTATCTATCCTTAATAGCTGCTGAATCAGGagcaaaattaatgtctttAGGTAGTGTGAACCAAGTGGCGTTATGACCTATTAGGAGGAGCAGGAATCTCCCaccaatgtacatgtagccttggtttgattcccagacttgctGTCACATATGGGTTGAGATTCCaatctctactctgctccaagggGTGTTTCTCTAGGTACACGTACTGCGGTTTTCCCCTCTgatcaaaaaccaatgttttataacataaactgatttgatttctttgttcAGTGTTTACATCATTAGTACCCCAGTGCTAgaacacttgacacttaaataaagttccttataAATTTAACTACGGTACACTGAGTTTGGGGATTTGTGGTCAACTCAAGATGATCATACAGTTCCAAGGGGTGAAGCTCACTGATCTTTCTTTTGACCTTTAGGTACTGAAAATGTTTACAGTGTAGCTGTAGAAAAGGctaacaaagaaaatatgttcAAGTGGTTAATATTACACTTTAATCATAATATTATATCTCTTACAGTATAGATACAGTGTGCAAATTGCGCACTAAGATTggccaatagaccattttacagtatgttgtacatgtacatgtagctaagttaccaggcctaagaatgaaagtgaggctgccagtgaccctgttttgatacaaaccttagTGTTTTTCTAATGTTTaagtagactaattagaattacaacaacacaatttacagtacatgagaaaagcagtgaaGTCTATAttaatacaaggtcaccggcagcctcgcagccattcataggctaggtcactgtgGGAACAAAGAACtatgaaatggcctattgacatGTAGCAGGCTGTATTGTACAGTCCTCTCAAGAGACTCAGAGCACCTCCAGTGAAGATACATTTTGTCCCTTAATAATAATTCATTAATGTAGTTTTCGAACTGatcataataaaaattatttagtAGTGTAGTGGATATCGCTTGTGAATTGAATCTCAGGGCTCCGGGTTTTAGTCGTAGCTTGTGTGCTCCAAAGtccactcagctttccatcttCTTGTGGTGGATAAACTGAGCATCAGTATCactggggacaagttgtgcaTGGAACGGGATTGGAGTAGAACCCACCCGTTATAGTAGAAGCTAAAGAAATTAAGGAACCTTTGGATTGCCTTCGACTTTAGTCAGCCGTCTTGTCTTTGGATTACGGTATACAGTCGTGTATCTTTCAAAACCTACATTTAGCAATAATAGGAAAAATTGAGATGCTTGCCACGGAAACTGAAGAGCTCTAGCTACATGGTACATCTGTATAACTACTGTATATGTATACCTTTGGAGGGCAAAGTGGTATAcgagatatacatgtacattagtTTCTGTGCATGTGCTTATAGTTTACTCACCTCATGGATAATCAGTCTTACATAGCGTCATGCTTTGAATGAAAAACTCCCATCAAAATAAAGGGAGAGGAGTGGTCTTCAGTTCCACATCATTTGTCAAATTGTTTGACCCCACTTTTGCGTTATAGTGACAATATTTACATTTGGACAGAATTAATACTCAAGTCCCTTCAGAAGATTTTGCATGGGATTTCAACTTGACATCAGTGAATGCATCCAGTGATTTTTATGTACTTACAGTGACTGCCAGAGCAGTTGAATCTGGTTTCCAAGCAACAGTAACATTTTTTCCAACATCTCTGATGGCATCATACGAACGCCGATATGAAACTACCAATACTCTAGGCTAAAAGcagcaaaaacaataatttaaggCAAATACAATGTTAAGTTCCCTAACAAGATTTGCACTCTCTCTGGTAGAATAATTGGATTATTAtctaccgtagttattcggttataaggcgcactcggttataagacgcaccccaaactttgcaatttaatcaagctaagttctcaaactgaaaattacgcgaaaatactcggttataagacgcacccgaaaattgagagttatcaaaaggatgtgatgaatttgagaacaattatccttacacaattggcatgcgaactctttttgttaacgtaaacaaactgaaaaagtcacacgtttaatggtatacgcaaaaacaaaagctaaaaggtgacacctgaaaatcataacatacaacgcatacacttttatttgaaccttccgacgtaataaatagtcagagttcagacatcagacttcaagcgaaagcgaacggcgataaactcccaccgaaagtcattcaaaggtgttcgacagctgaatatcaacacgccaccaaggatgcaaccttcagtgcacaagaaaggctggatgaacgaagaaggtatgttttatctccacactgttttttcagagaagaaacttttcatgcgagcgacaaaattcgaaacaaggttcaacCGATTGTGATGTTTTCATcagtatcacgttactgagcacgtgctattaagcatgtatgcaaatttccgtttgtttaattacttttctcttgacgtcgtttagtgttctaaaggtctctaaaagcgcaattctttttttaaattgacaactagtgtccttttcttgtgttgtttaaactacaagttcttctcaaattgtgatcttaagattttgttgcgcaaaaatacttggctataagacgcaccccaattttagcactaactcgccacccaaagacagatttttcttgaaaaaaccgtgcgccttataaccgaataactacggtatctTCCTATTcagtacaattttttttttaagtcttcgCTGGCTATTAATACTTTCCTGATTAGATCAGTCTTATTACAAGTTACAGGGTAAGAGCATTCTGTCATGTGGGTGGAATTCCGAATACAGTCTACCATTTTAATTTGGAGGTAGTGGACATTTAAACACTGACCCCAAGGATGGCGTGTTTTTGTTATGGGGGCTTCAgattttttcttcaaagaaGCCAACAAAATTTGGACCCCctggacatttttttcaaagggtGCCGACAAAAAATCGAGGGTACAGATTTCAGCTATCCttaggagggggagggggtgtggATAAAAAATGGCATGGCCCTGGACTACCCCAATGGACTACCCAAAAGGACTACCCAAAAATACCTCTAAAGAATTCTCTACTACCTCTAAAAAATACTATTCcaaatgagtactgttgaaagaactgaattgaGTATAATTATAGTTACATTGCACgtaccttgtttattttcgtccaCACGGCCACATGCGACTAAATCTAGGAATTGTACCGGTCTCACTTCATTATACATGAAGCAATCGGCTATCAAAACTATTATGGTATATACTCCATGGAAGAATGCCTTTTATaatgagtgcttagacttaaaataaATACTGTCGATCCACACAGTTTAAAATGGGGTTAGGcttaagcactatttgagacgCTACTTACATGTAGACCAATAGtaccggtcagtacaaaacgcagactgcagaccgggtacaaaatgcagactgcaaactgcagactgcagaccgggtacaaaatgcagaccaagtctaaataaataaatatgtgatggaatgtcatcttataacttacctgctgtcacgcaatcgtcatttttcatgaatattagcatttattgggtttccttgcccgtttcttaatatattatgtcttaaacagagtggccaggctacagtggttcttaaataaaattttgagctgcttactgatctcctagcagactagctgatctccggaaaggtgatctgcctttttttacgaaaacagtgTCACCAGCGTGATTCGCAGTATTCCCCGCCAAAAAGGACATGTGAccctgttgacctttgaatttgtttacatgggctcgtgacagagctcgatcaaagaaaaacctgggcatcgttgatttccaacagAACGTAACACCCGACTGTCAATAATTcccgaagaacaaatgaacaattggttcagttacaggcgaggcattttagaacaacgatttctttttcctttttgatgaaatgcgggattgtcatgcggtcttgactcgcctggcgtgacattcacggttgtggcgtgaataattatcaagcaagcgccgctagattttctcccaacgctgtcattataaagcctgattgtcgtctcaaaatcgaaataaattttttggatatacataatatttcttccaagaatacagggttttttggtgCCTTTCTCTTCTATGGCtcatttgctgctttgcgcgtgatttattcctgatttcctttgcattatttattatatttttgcgcctttttaaacggcccagggattgctttgagaactaaaatgaaaagggtcttagttttccgggtcttaggtttccgagtcttagttttccgggtcttaggtcttaggtcttagtttttcttagtgttcgttatgcaccagtcaatagggaacttaagcaacgacaacggcaacggcaacgagaacgtcacaaatttgcatatttagtgggtaaaaacaatagctttgcacgccctgcacgtgcgtttttcacttttgtccatttcgttgccgtcgtcagcaaaacaacaacgtgaaatagccaagtttttggttttatgaagaacgtcagcgcttgaggataaattttcattttctctcctaaaatggagtgccgttgcgactggtgtcatctttgaggaattaccacacctttgtcatattaaaaacgttgaaatagccacgaagcgattaaaataacgcaaatttatattttgagatgacgttctcgttgccgtcgccgttgtcgttgcttaagctccctaatgtaaACCACGGCCCCCCGACCCCCTGAACATATAAgttgacattccatcacgtatttatttatttagacttggtctgcattttgtacccggtctgcagtctgcagtctgcattttgtacctagtctgcattttgtacctggtctgcagtctgcagtctgcgttttgtactgaccgccAATAGTACCCATTCGAAATAGTAGGGTAGTCCATCGGgatagtccatggactgggggtcagtgttaaCGTTTTGTCCATCACCGAGTTTGAAGAGCAAGACTTGTCACGATATGCAATAcacatgcaaataagtggccgaGTATTCTAGTATCTGGTCATTATGATCATACACGTAATGTGACAAAATGCAGAGGCATAAGAATTAAGCTTGAAAGAAACTCACCCGGTTATTCCAAATGCATACACTGTGATCTGAAACCACTGCCAGAAGAGACCGATCTCTATTGTATCTCAGAGTTTTTAATTCACCACAATGGACATCTTTAGAGCTAAAGTACTTTGGCCAGCCGATTGGGAAGTACATATCAACCGATGTTGTCAAGATTATCGGTTTTTATACCACCCAAGCGCATATTTTCAAAAGTACCATAACAAATCCGCCATGTTGTTGTCTCAGCCTCGACTCGGTATTTTATAGGCATGATCGGTCCCAGACCCTCCAAAAAGAATGTGTCGCACGGAAAGACCAGGGGAGGGAGGAGGGGAAAACTGAAAATCATATCAAAAACATCAGATAAAAGCCCTTTTGTCACAAACGACATCACTCGATTTAAGTATATGTCTATGCCGTTTTGGAGAAGCCTTAAGATTAGACTCTTTTTGAGAAAATACAATGTGTGAAAGTGCCATTTTTGGAAAGGTCCCCAGTACCACCCTCTTAGTAAACTTTTACCACGATCTGCAAACGTAGGAAATTAATCGGGAATTCAGAGTTTAAATCTTATGTTTCATTTCACGTTCCTTTTCAGAACGATCACCGATTCTGTTAGAAGAGTGATGTCCTCAGCAGCCAAACcggttgttatttttgttttaggcGGACCTGGTGCTGGAAAAGGAACTCAATGCGAAAAGATTGTTAAGGCAAGCACAGCTGATGTTTCAGTAATTAAAAGTACTTAAGCTTAAGATCTGTAAATCTGGCAAACGTGGCAATTTTACTAGACAGCTTGGTAGGCTTCAGTTTGAAATGCGTCAATGACACTCGTTGAGAAACTGTAGgattttttccttgacaataaactactataattattttttttcttaaccaaccaaaAGAACAtattcaccaaaaaaaaaaatgcttatcgTTCAAGTTTAAATTGATGTTATTAAATTAAATGTGATGATAATTGGTGATACTTCTTTTATAATGAATAAAATGTGCTACTCGTTCTTGCAAATGTGTAattaaagtgcaggttgcagatTGCAGGTTCTGGTTAGGGGTTGTAGGTCATTGGTTTACtgtaactgaaacaacccaaacctttacaaaaatgctaaccttaggcttaaaagTTATCTTTTAGgcataatgttagcattagtaaagttttgggttgttgcagctatggtgaaacaatgacctgcaccCCTAATCTCCAACTAGCCTCCCAGACACTCACAGACACTCTTAGGgtttcgtcacgcgttcctcccccaggAGCGTCACAAGCGtccacacattcctttccctttggtaagtaactgtcatctggaaatcACGTGCAGATTACATAAGAACCAATCAGCGCTATGTAGATTGCTCCCCTGGAGACATCAATGCATCAACTTCTTCTTTGCATGAATCATGAAAGGGACGAAGCCTTTCCAAAATATTCctcagaaacattaattttgctttctCAATGGGGTATACATTTGCACTCTCTCTCGTCAAAATGTGAGTGCTTAGCAAGggtatggtgtcgtttcatcTAAAATTGAAAGCGCCGTGGGAATATGTAAACACTAATAAAAATATCAAAGTATTGCGAGTGTATTTGAACTCAATGTTAAACTGCACCAGAACCATAACCTTCAAGCACAATAAATGCTACTAGGATAGTAgtgaaaagaaagcttgaaagcTTTAGGCTTGAAATTTCCAGACTGCTTTTGGTAATGATCATCTCTAATAATaattgatttaatgtttttgtgttgtgaACCGATCCTTCGTACccagtgtttctttgatttgaaaaataaaacaaaccctaAATCAGTTCAACCAAAAGACTACTGACAAGAAATGGGGTTGTTCAAATGACAAACACTGAAATAATgcagaaagaaatgtaaatatgattTCAATCCCAAGTGAATGCCATGAATAGGTTTAATTTGAATCACACGGGAGCAAAATATTTCAACCATATGAATGCTACTGTACTCATTCTGTGAGCCGCAAACATCTAAGCCAAAGCATGCAATTTATACGCTCCAGTAtctctttgataagaatttaagtcaGTGACTTTAAATTCCCAGCACACGAAACTCATCTTCTTGAAGTAACGATACGCAAAATTTTTAGGGTCCAAAGTGCACTTCCAGAATGTGGAAGACCGATGTAATTGGGCTACGTAAACTCTGCCTCATTTCAGCAGACGCTCTTGGGGGAGGAATGCGTGACGAAGCCCTGAGAGTGTCAGCATGGGAGGATAACCTGCAATCTGCAGTTTACACCTTCCAGAAATGTAAGAGGATTTGGATTCATGATACccataggagcttttcagggccaatgaaacacaatcaatgaaacaacagattctgaacagaacaacaacaactgttaaaaatcTCAACTGGTTGGAGGCAAATGAGTTGGTCATTTACAAGTGCCGCCAGgacgttgaaccagggactaccaggatcaaattcaactgtTGGTCAGAACAGGGCTTGAACAGAGGCCTTCAATAATTACTGTGTATTAAATTACAGGTAGATCAAACTCTCCAGAATTCCTTAGGAAAGCTGCAGTTGTACCTGTGCTACACAAATTGATTTACAACAGTAAGAAAACTGTCAGATAATAGATGAAACTGGCATATTTTAATGTCACCATAGTCCTACACACATGCTACAATTTCCAACAGATCTTAGACTAAGAGCACCTACTGTGTAATGCTTGTAAACTTAACAGCCAGTAACATAATGGTTGGCTAAATCTAACAGCAGATCTGGAATGGCTGAAATCTTTTTCAGGAATTTGGTTATATCCACTTGTCGGCAGGTGAATTGTTGCGAGAAGAGAGAGCCATTGGCTCGGAAAACGGTGACCTTATCGACTCTTACATAAAGGAAGGAAAGATCGTTCCTGTGGAAATTACAATAAGCTTGATTGAAAAGGTACTGAACAAAATTTGTTTCTTagaagttttttttccttttaaacaaAGTCATATTAATGAAGTTCAAACTAACAGCTGTACAAAAAATTTTCTCTGCTTTCTaacattaatttctttttaaaggcAATGAACAAAAATAGCATAAAAAAATTCCTTATTGATGGATTTCCAAGAAATGATAATAATCTGCAAGGCTGGAACAAAGTGATGGATGGAAAGGTGTACACAAAATGCGTGTTGTTCTTTGAATGCACTGAAGAAGTAAGTGTCTTGATTTTGATTCTGTCGTCGTAACTGTCTCATTATTTAGGGTTGCTCAACTTTTGTTGATTGAACTAGAACGTGTGAAGTGCCAGAAGCAGTCACTTTCTGGTCCATGCATGATGCTGCAGCACTTATCATAACCAGCTAGAAACAATGAACCAGTACAAAGTCAGCCTGGATAAGAAGGCAAGTTGGAATTGAAGTGACACTAATGGGCACTTGTGGAGAGCAAGTGTTCTTCTCGCCGTGCTACCTCCTCTGAATAATGTGATTGGCC
This portion of the Montipora capricornis isolate CH-2021 chromosome 11, ASM3666992v2, whole genome shotgun sequence genome encodes:
- the LOC138024273 gene encoding UMP-CMP kinase-like, with amino-acid sequence MFHFTFLFRTITDSVRRVMSSAAKPVVIFVLGGPGAGKGTQCEKIVKEFGYIHLSAGELLREERAIGSENGDLIDSYIKEGKIVPVEITISLIEKAMNKNSIKKFLIDGFPRNDNNLQGWNKVMDGKVYTKCVLFFECTEEECIRRIMERAKSSGRSDDNIESLRKRFHTYETQTLPIIQHYEKLGLVKKIQAIKSPEEVFDEVQNVLTSLE